AAGCCATCTTTCCCcagacttcaatactcgactTTAGGAGaccatttcatctattgaaggaaggattacattggttttgacatcaaattgaagatcaagaagaGATTTGGggaattcaagaggcaatttagggttcatcattcgGAATTGGGAATTCAGggtttttcatccaacttgaagaagaagggtgtacatgccttcaatttacttttctgaatttgttctttactttgtgttgcttattagtatgagtaactaaatttgttaaacccattagggttcctatgttgttggattgttttttaatgcttatgagactttgattatcaatgcttgtctcttcttgctttcattattaatgagaaatcacattattcatgagacattatgagttgtggtatttagattggtttatgtaattgagaaattcatttagtaattggaaatttgaatagcaagaactggttaatgatcacttagagataagggtgattaactagccggattaaaaattaacaaagcttaatagaggcggtttaaagcttaatgctaatttaataatcgatcgttaggaagagattccaactttaggttattaggtttaggaattcggttatctcgagagagaaatcgaattcaattaagaattcgtccattGGTAATTGctattggtaatcaatataatctctatcttcactaaaatccaactagcttaggtccccttaggtttgctttttcctttgattgtttcactTAATCCTTTCAGTCTATCTGACACTTACTTAACTGCTtgtttacatttaatcatataGTAGcaacttcattgattttgttagggttagatatcataagacgctgtagtagttctaggatcacccttacCCGAGAacacgaccttgatactcactgtTAGTgttagtctgcatcgataggttcattgccttagattgtagctgcacaAAATATCCTATCAAGTTTTTTGGCGCCGTTTCCGGGGATCTTTCTGTGTGAACTAAATTGTGTTTGTATTAGtctagccatttttattttttgtcttttcatttttttatatatattctttattattgtatttattcttgtgttctttggttGCTGCCTTTCCGTTTCAGGTAGTCTATGACtaggagctctaatcctactcCTGTAGACCCTCTTGTTGAACTAGAGTAATCCTTCCATTTGTTGAGGAAGCGtatgcaagaagaagaggaggcacGGATAGAGTTTGAAGCCCCTATGAATAGACTAGTAGAAATGGGAGACAACAATCGGGCTGCGGATGAAGCTAGGacaatgtacgagtttgctagaccttttCTTAAGGGGACACAGACAAGTATATTACAACCACCTATGGCGGCCaacaactttgaaataaagccAAATGTGATACAGATGTGCAAAATAGTGTACAATTTGGGGGACTACCGAGCGAGGACCCAAACGCTCACATCGCCAACTTCTTGGAGATCTATgacaccttcaagataaatggaacaactgatgatgccattcggttgaggctatttcctttttctctaaGGATCGAGCGAAAAGATGGTTGCAGTCACTCGCAGCCAACACTATTACGACATGGAGATCTTTGgctgaaaaatttctttacaagtactttcctccagCTAAGACTgctaaattaagaaatgacGTTTCTTCTTTTGTACAGATGGATGAcgagagcatgtatgatgcctgggagaggtacaaggacttgtTGAGATGTTGTCCACACTACAGTCTACCAATATGGATACGGGTTCAAACCTTTTACAGCGTTTTGAACCTTGCTACTAGGCAAATGGTAgatgctgcagcaggtggggcCCTAAACAGTAAGACACCGGAGCAGGCGTAAAAtctgatagaggagatggccatgaacaactactaGTGGCAATCATCTAGGAGTCGGCCAGTCAAACAGGGAGTGGTAAACTAGCTAGACTccacagcagccttggcagctcaagtaGAGCTTTTTGACCAAGAAATTAGCCCAGCTCCAGATACCGATTCATACTGCCTAAATAAGCTGCGAGTTTTGCGGTGGCCCACACTATGGTGCAAATTGTAATGcgagaggtatgtttgctagCTCCTCTACTTCATTTATTGTTTCTACTGATCGTGAACAGGTTAATTACATGGAAATACGCCCGGACAGCAGAACAATCCTTATAGCAGCACATACAATCCTGGGTGGAGAAATCACCTATATTTTAGTTAGCATAATAATAATGCCCAGGGTCCACCAGGCTTTCAGAGATTGCAACAGCAGCCACCACAGTAGCAGCAGCAGGCTGGACCATTAGAGCTTCCTTTACCAGCCGAGAAGAAATCTAACTTGGAagagctgatgatgaagtttgtcacGTCTATTGAAACGAGGTTCCAGCGGACTGACAATGCTCTTAGAAATCAGTAGGCGtccattcagaacttggaaagTCATATTGGGCAGATTTCGAAGATGTTGTTTGAGAAGCAACAAGGAGCGCTCCCTAGCACCACTGAGTCTAACCCAAGGGAGCACGTGAACACcatcactttgcattcaggtaagttaatttgagctccttctaagcctgtTTTTGATGATtccactattgatgtgcaaGTTGAGGCGAATAGTAAGGTTAAGGAAGCTAGGCAAAAGTTGAAACCAATCCCAGTCAAGGAGTATCAGCccaagattccttatcctgctagacTGAAGCAAGTAGAAGCGCAAGAGCAGTTTAGTAagtttttggatatttttagacaactgcatattaacttgccttttgttAATGTATTGAagcagatgccgaagtatgccaagttcttgaaggacatacttagcagcAAAAGAAAGCTGGAGAAGGTATCATATGTTAAGCTTAATGAAGAGTGCTCAGCAGTGTTTTAGAGCAAGTTACCAGAGAAACGTcacgatccagggagttttgCTATTCCTTGCACTTTGGGTAACTTGTGTGTTAATGATGCATTGGTTGATTTAGGTactagcataaatgtcatgcccacgAGTATGTTtaataagctaggtttgggaGAGGcaaaacccactaggatgtgcattcaattagctaATCATTTTGTTAAGCTTCCTAAGGGGATTGTAGAGAATGTGCTAGTCAAGGTAGATAAGTTTATATTTCCTGTAGACTTTAtggttatggatatggataatgAGCATATTGTGCCTTTGATTTTGGGGAGGCCTTTCCTTGCCACggctagagctaaaatagacgtgTTTGAGGGAAAGCTAGAGCTTAATGTAGGAGATGACTAtgttacttttagtttacacccatttgatagttctcccaccgaccatgttcatgccatttgtgCTATTGATGGTATTGGTCTTGCATGTGATAAGCTACCACAGGATATACTAATTGATGA
The Ricinus communis isolate WT05 ecotype wild-type chromosome 1, ASM1957865v1, whole genome shotgun sequence DNA segment above includes these coding regions:
- the LOC125369924 gene encoding uncharacterized protein LOC125369924; this translates as MLFEKQQGALPSTTESNPREHVNTITLHSVEANSKVKEARQKLKPIPVKEYQPKIPYPARLKQVEAQEQFSKFLDIFRQLHINLPFVNVLKQMPKYAKFLKDILSSKRKLEKSKLPEKRHDPGSFAIPCTLGNLCVNDALVDLGTSINVMPTSMFNKLGLGEAKPTRMCIQLANHFVKLPKGIVENVLVKVDKFIFPVDFMVMDMDNEHIVPLILGRPFLATARAKIDVFEGKLELNVGDDYLPQDILIDDALHVSLPVHVSYSFEENNLYQFETSCYDTPEKGSCKFVYDRSSRQDLEWMNGHPNSVWRAPSWPSTAHIGPPL